Part of the Lycium ferocissimum isolate CSIRO_LF1 chromosome 6, AGI_CSIRO_Lferr_CH_V1, whole genome shotgun sequence genome, aaatatacaacaaatacgaaaaaaaattgatgaatacaatgaattgtatgctaaaaaattaatgaatacactgAAAAAGAAACGTGATTTTTCAGATCCGGTACCGGAATTTGACCGGAAAATAAACCATCGGCTAGACTCTGACAAAGCAACACTTGTCGACGGTGAAGATCTGATGTATGTGCGGTCAGATCCGGCAAAGATTTGACCAGATCTGACCGTCAAAGTTCGCCGGAGAAGGATGGAAGGCTAATCGATGAAGATCTGATTTATATCCGGCCAAGATCTGCCCGTCAAAGTTCGCCGGAGAAGGACAAGAGGCCAATCGGTGAAGATCTGATGTACATCCGGTCGGTCCGCCAAGATCTGACCGGATCTGACCGTAAAAGTTTCTTGGGAGAAAGGTTGTGGTGGCCGGCGGCAGAGCAGGGGTGGGGaagaggggagagagagagatgggagGATTGAGTTGGAAGTAAATAATGTGATGATAGGGTATtttactttgtatatatatatagctataagttgtatttaacatataattATTAGCTATggaatgtaattattttaaactatagctactaaatataaatatgtagtaATGTTAGTTATGCTATGTAGTTATCCCATAACTTAGGGATTAATATGTTGGGCTTAAAGTGTATTTCAGGTCGAATGCTGAAAAGTTGGGCCATTAAAATTTGTGATAGCCACACCCTGTTATTTTCGCATTAAAGAAGCGACACTAataatggatttttttttattgcatcACTAGATTTAGGCAATAATTCATTTTTATCTTGTGCTTCAAGATTATGACTGTATGACTAAATGATCCATCTCGTATTTTCTAGACAACGAAATTCTGGCAAAATGTGAGGAAAACAAGTATTCTTGTCCGTAAAGGAAATCCATTGGAAGAATAACGTGTTACTTTGATCTTTTGCTACCCTTGAAGAAATTGCAATATCTAAGTTGAGCAAATTTCCATGACAAACAACTGAGTTGGAAGTCTTTATAGCTTCGAATCAGGACCAGCCACCCGCCCACCCGTTTGgccaaaaaaattgaattggcAGATACACAAACTAGAGCCCGAGAAAACTACAGTAACATAATTAGCACTTATAAAAGAGATAATGGTGAAAAACACACTTCAAGTATCATTTTTTGTGAGTTTTCTATCTGCACTATCAGATTTTTGTGTTTCCTACCTAAATTATTACCATCtaatcatcaaaacacacctgaactatcacGAACTATTTATCAATACGCACTTCGACTAGTATCTTATGGTACTGGAAACTCGCAAAAAAGTGATACTTCatatgtgtttttgaccattatctcttaatttgtttttactttttcaatTAAATCCTTTAATTATCCTCGTGGAGTCCATTTGGCACCAgttttaaacaaacaaaaaataagagaatGTACACCATGCACCATCAGATACTAgtcgaggtgtgttttgataaatagtttgTGATAATTTAGGTAGGAAGCACAAACACATAATAATTTAAGAAGAGAACTcacaaaaaaatgatacttTAGATAtgttttttaccattatctcCTTATAAAATTGAAGCATCATTAAAAGAGGTTGTAAGACTCACTCTAGACGTGGGATTCGAAGAACCATATTGAGGAGCCTTCTTGGGGTGAAATGAATCCAAAATCTAGAATCGGTGAATGAATGACTGTTTTTATCGTAATTATTCATTtctaatatatgtgtgtgtgtgtgggtggggggggggggtttgctGGGGGCGGGGGGGAGGGTTTGCTAACCTATAACATGAAGGTTATAGGATAGCTATGCAccattttttgttttccttaaaTGCCCCTAAAAATATATAGCCAACATATTAGTAAAATGGGTATTTTGTCTTTCTATCTCAAGAGCTAAAGCTAACCCATCTTTCCCTCTCAATTCGTGGGTGCCTCCTGCAATTCAGCCCCATTTTCACAGCAAAATCTTCAGTCACCACGATTCTTCACATTTTTGGTGCAAGCTAGAGCTTTgaagttttttattttcttttagaatAAGTAAGTTATTATCTATGCaacaattttcttaaaaatagaCCTCTATTGGAAGCACAGTGACGACAGATATTACTCTTAACTGCAGAAATGAAGAATCGCTAATTCATTGCTTTCCGATGGGAAAATAAACAACGAGCACTAATTGACTTTCAGGCTACAAAAATGGAAGGATTAATAAATAATGATGTGAAAATTCAAGAGATGAAATCTTAAGGAACCAACTTAAATGTTCCTCAGTTTATTTTCCTCAATCAACTTCTTCTTTTATTGTTCTTTGAAATGTAGAAATGCTCTACCATTTCCATCGCCTAAAGGAGGGAGAGGAATATTTCCATATGTGAAAGAGGAGGGAGGGAAAAAAGATTTTTGTGAAAAGACAAAAGGGCCCTCACATAAACCCTTTAATATTAAGGTTTTAGGGGCatttaaggaaattaaaaaCTGGATATATTACTAATCTACTATTCCATCCGGATCAAaaagtccacttagccatttgcacacccgttaagaaaatactaacttttagataaaaataggtaatttgattaaactaccccctaattaaataggcattgggatttgatcatataacacttaataggggcaaatatgaaaaaacaaggttaattctttcttgatttgctaagtggacgttaagaaaatattaacttctagacaaaaataggtaatttgactaaactaccccctaattaaataggcattgggatttgatcatataacacttaataggggcaaatatggaaaaataaggttaattctttcttaatttgctaagtggacttttttttataaaaaaataaaaggctaagtggactttttttttataaaaaaataaaaggctaagtggactcttttttttatccggagggagtacctTATAAAATTAGAGTCTAAAGTATTGACTTGAGTTAAACTATTAGCCGATCTAGTGGTGACATTTTGGTTTCAACTCAAACTGTGAcagataaaaataagaaaagtttcgcagtgggaaaaaaaaattaaaacaaaaggaTTAAAGAAATTTCCTAGAAATAATACATCCCTTAgtccaagaaaataaaattacatttgTTCATCATAAAAAAGTTTGACATTTGCAAATGTATTCTCAGCAAAGTTGAAGGGATCAAACAATGGCTTGTTCTTTGGAAAGACATTGGGTTTGGTCGCTTGCCAAAACTATGCGTACAAAACTCTATCATAAAAAGCCACAAGTTTTTGATTTATATAtctcattttattatttagtaattttggTTTAGGAAACTCACACCAACCACTCTAATATTAGTTCCATCTTCTCTTGACTATTTAAATGCCTACAAACGTGTACTAAAAACACAAGGAATTACCCGACATGTGACTAAGAAAATAACctccaattctccaaaatcctAAGTTAACTTCCTTTTGTTATACTATATAACTCAGTGTCTTAATCATCTTTTTTAAAATGCAACTAGCTTCAAAAAACTACTACCAAAGCAAAAGGAAATGGCTTCTAATCATTCTCTTAATTCGagaattataattttggaaTGCTTGGTTTTGGTACTCAGCATATGTTTAATTAGCAGCTTGTATGGAATTAGTGATCCacacttaaatttggattactATAAATCAACTTGTCCTTCTGTGCTAGAAATTGTGAGGAAAGAAATGGAATGTGCCTGTCTTTCTGATCCTCGTAATGCTGCTTTGATATTGAGATTACATTTCCATGACTGCTTTGTTCAGGTAAAATTAATACTACATCCAATTCATGTAATTATCTTGTCTTTTAAAGTTTTTGTACACctttaaagaaaaacatttaAAACTTTAATTGTAAGAGTATTTGTCTAAAATGTGATTTATCTGTCTTAAATGTCTCACCTAGTTACAACACTCAACTAATTGGAGTAGTAAGagtgaatttgaaagaaaaaagaaaatatatcgcctccgtttcaatttatgtgatataatttgaatCGGCATGGAGTTTAAATTGAAACGAAAGCTTTTGAAACATGTGATCTTAAATACTATGTCATACTATTTATATGACTATAAATTTGTTGCAATCTCCTTAAACACGTTATAAACTAACGTAGTTAAAAATGTCtcattaatgataaaaatgggAGGATAAAGATAATTATTTCACGACAAGAAAATATGCATTTACTAGTGACAAAATTCAATGCTAACATGCAAAATTCCCTGACTAGGGTCATTTTAGCTAGAAAAatgaaagtgtatcacataaactGAAATGAATTTTTTCAGGGTTGTGATGGTTCGGTACTATTGGAAGATACAGTGACTTTACAAGGAGAAAAGAATGCAGCCAACAACAAGAATGCATTGAAAGGATTCAGAATTATTGATAGAATTAAAAACAGGCTTGAATCAGAGTGCCCTGGAATTGTTTCTTGTGCTGATATTCTTACTATAGCTGCCAGAGAGATCTTTGTTCTTCTCGTAAGTATTGTGTTTTTGATATTAGATATAAAATTGTAATTATGTTCCTTATTTAGGCTGAATACAACGACAGTCCCTTAGACTTGCTAGCAAATTTTATTCAAACACTCGAATTCCGGCTTGTTTCGATTGAGTGCTCCTATAAGACATTCTCgactaaaattttcaaaaaaaaattatgcacaTGTTCTCAAGCGCGAATTACGTAGATAAGCTAATCGCTATGTTACctcttttaattatacacatcaatATCAATTTACACTATCAATGCAATTTAATTGGTTATAGCGGTTTCCAACGGCGAAGCCATCTTTTTGGGAAGGTGATTCAATTCATCCCCTTCGATGAAAAACTATCATACACAAATAGggtataaataaattttaatttttttatttatgtatagACTATTGAATTTCCTTGATATAAGAGAAACTTTTAATGCAGTGGTAAGGTGAGTTTAAAATTACTTTAAGTCGCAGATTCATATCCAAATGCGTCATTCTTGTATTTCTTTTAATCCCTTTACTAGATCTCTTACTCTGTCACCAACAGATTATGCATCTTACCTTTTAAGTTACTATATTAAACTTGTTATGAATATTAATGAAGGTCAACTTTCTATTATGGTACAAAAATACAATACATTGTCGGTGCACAGAAGTTATATCcgtttaaattttattataggAGTAAGATAAGTTGtactaataaatataatatgtttgTTGTTGGTGGCAGGTTGGAGGACCTTATTGGGATGTTCCATTAGGCAGAAAAGACTCAATAAAGGCAGGATATGCCTTAGCTGACACAAATCTACCAACTGCTGATGAAGGCCTTCTTTCTATTATTTCTAAGTTTATCTCACAAGGACTTTCTGTCACTGATATGGTTGCTCTTTCTGGTAAATTAAGTCCTTTTTTAACCATTCTGCATCATTCATGATTGTATCATCACATGCTTTAATTATGCAACTTCTATAGTTTCTTACATCAAATGTcataaatgaatttttataaCCAATCGATGGATCAATTTGACCGCAATCTTATGAAGCCTCTGgagaatacaacaacaacatactatGTGTAGTTCTGGGATCTGGAAAGgataggatgtacgcagaccttatgcCTATCTTGGGGTCTGGAGAATATTTGTATTATTTGATTAGAAATGTTATGTTGATTAATTGCCTACCTAATACCTCACCATACTTCCATGTTGAGGTTCGAAGTTGACATTGTTTTGTCAAACTTAGGTGGCCGGagttaaaaaatttctttttaatcaaGGGATGatcttataggggaaatctatTATCACAAGTCGAAATTTTATAcataagggcaaaatggaacaaacaaagataaaactaccAAGAAAAAAGTCActtgaaaacataaaatataaacagcatgaatttgcaaaatgacaaCTTTCTTTAGTGACAACTGACAAAGTCAgaattttcattttcaattgATTTTGTCACATCTTCAAggccaaaaaaacaaaatagagaCTATTGGAGTGGTCAACATTCCCTATGAAATACTATGTCTTCTAAATTAGTTGACGTCAGTTATATAAATTAATTGTATGATCTGTTTCGATTAATTTAAGTTTAATATTCGATTCATCATAATTAGATGTTAGTCATCAACCTACCACAAAACTCCTCACTTTATTTTGAGTTTGATGACCACTTTTCATTAAGAAACATTATAACACAAGATCTTGGTTTTTTGCTTGCTAAAAATTGGCAGGTTCGCACACAATTGGGAAGGCTCGTTGTGTGAATTTCAAGAAGAGAATTTATGGTGATTTCCCAATGACAACTTCATTAAATCCAATTTCTCAATCATAcctcaaaaatttgaaatcacTATGCCCTCCTATTGGAACTGAATCAGACAACAATGAAACAGACATGGACTATGTCACACCCAATTTATTTGACAATTCTTATTACCATGTTTTGCTTAGAGGAGAAGGACTCATCAATtctgaccaacaactttattcaAGTTTCCTAGGAATTCAAACAAAGAAACTTGTTGAGAAATATGCTGCAGATCCGATTGCGTTTTTCGAGCAATTCGCGGAGTCTATGGTGAAACTGGGAAACATTACGAACCCCGAGACTTACGTGAATGGTGAAGTCAGGAAGACCTGCAGGTTCGTGAACACATAAAGGGTCAgggtattttgttttttttgttacttcatgaaaaaaaagtttaaaatttcaCATTAATGTAACACAGAATAATGAGAATTTAGAATTGGGAATATAATTCTCTCTTTGGTTCATTCTATATTTCTGAAACAAGCAAGCTTTATGTCatacaactttttattttattttttaaaatccatTCACCCAGTTTTTCACCTCCTGTGGCTGTGGTGATAGGGGATTTGACAGTCATACAACTATTGAAAATTGAGATCTTGTGCTAAATGAATATAGTAATATTCCTATAGTTGATTTCCTTCTGAATTTTCATACATGTTTATTGTACAATATTAGTATTGACATTAGCCTTGTGCTTAACGTTGATACTCTAAGCTACCAATTGGTGTTATATTGTAATCCTTGCATGGTTTAGAGGACCAAGAttgatcttggactgtcataaGAGAATCCACTAAAAATGTATTCATTGGGCCATAAATAATTTTCCCCTTTATTTCCATGTAAAGTTTATGTTCAAATATGCTTCAACTTTCGAATGCtcttttcaaatttcaacttagAAACTCTTTTTCTCTAACTTCTACTAAGTATTGTCCAAGCCCCTCATGCTCGACTCAGTGATAACATAGTATAATTTTATAGTTCCACGACATATCGAGCCCAAAAACGTGCCTATCATATGAACTTGTGTTTTGTATAATACTTTGCTTTTCGATGTGACATTTGGCTGAAGTAGGTATCGTACCCTATATTCGAAAGTTTACCAGTCTAGAAGAGTGACGGTCTTTTTCCTTAATCTGCCTCATCAACCTGCCCTCCATCATGATTTTCATATGATCTTTGGCTTTCATATCTTTAAAGTAGTACAACTACATTTCGCCAAAGCTTGGCTTGCTTATTGTCGATGTAGTCTCAAAATGGCACATATATAAGGCCATTATATTCCAAGttagaaaaagggagaaattaCAACATGATCTCTTTTTCTCAgagaatttgaaggaaaaaaaaaattgttcccATGTAACTTAAATCTTCATCTTTGGAGTTCAACTCTTCACTtcaattatatttaaattatgGGGTCAGGATATTGTAAGTAGTAATTGAAAAATGTAGTTTTATAGAGAAACTGTTACATTAAACTTTAAAATTCGAATAATTTAGTGGATATGAATTATTGAAAGTCATAAAGttgtataaattattttaagacATTAAGAAATGGAAATTAACGCACCTCCAAATAGTTGTTTTTAGCCATTTTGGGGTTTTGGATCAATGATTTGCCTAACGAAGCTGTTGAGGAAATTGATGTGGAGGAGTGCATTTGAGGaaattttcttcttattttatctTTGTTCGAATGGTGTTTTAGTGTTTGTTTGTGATGGTGTGGCAGAGGTTGTGTGATAATTATGTGGATTTTTAAAGGGGTGTATATATTCTGTATATTACATGTATATCTACATATACCTCGCGCATATGTATCCCCTGTATATCTATCTGTGATATATGCATGTAGTTGCAGTGACGTATTTCCAACTCGATTTCAGCTACAAACTCTAACTCCTAAACACCTCCAATCTTCTTCAAATTTGTAAGATTTTCCGTGTAGGTATTTTTAGCGAAATCCAACCATACTCACGCAAAAAACAACTATTAAATTTTAATAGGTTTCGAATTGAAGCTTCAAATGAGTCTTAGTGGTtattgtttaccccgaaatcggataagtcaattgaatttataagcgggtataggatatgtgcttggGTCTTGATCTATGCGGGGTAAAGAAAATGCACGTATGAAGGTTCTTTGATGAAGTGGGCGATGATGGCGACTCGTTTAAGAATATGTGTATTTATGAGCAATGGAGAACAATTGATAGATAGAATGCAATATAAGCTTGAACAGGATGGCCTTGGCGGATCGAAATTTAAGAGAAAGATTGTATATATAAGCTATTCTATTACAAGTGTTCTTAGAAAGCATGAAGGAGTCAACCTCCTCAAAGGAGGGGGATGCTCCTTATTTATAGTGTTGCCTCCATGGGCTTCGTACAATGTgaactaataaaataataacaaggaCGGCTACgaacggatttggtgggattaggCCGGCGCCGTCGACACACGCATGGTTGGTGGTTGCGACCATGGCGGACGCTGCGACGCGTGGCTTACGTGTAACGGCCATTCGGACCAACGGTCGCTCGGGGCAACAACGGCTATACTCGGACCACGTCCACGGACATTCGGAGCAACGGACTTGGCCGTTTCGATAACGGAGAAGAGGGCTCGTTTCACTCCGTCTGAGACCTTCCCCGGAAAGGACCGGGTAACATCCGGTATATTCCTACTCCTTCTCTTTCTCCGGTTTGGACCATATCCGGTTTTAACCGTATACAGATAGCCCCTCACTTCTCGTCATGCCGATCCATCGGAATAACGGGGAGTGAATAATTTTCGAAACCGGTGATTCGGCCAGCTCGTTCTTATTTCCGTATTTTGGCGGGAACCAATATGTAACGCTTCCCCTTTTATCGGCCACGTGTCTTTCCTCGAATGGTCGGCCCCTGTCAACCGCCTTTTACCAGTCGTTTCGAGTCGCTTCTCATTAATAACGGGGCACGTGGCGAGATCTGATTGGTCGTCCTCGGTAACCGTTCCTCTtccatgcctatataaggccctTTACCCCTTCATTCTACCACTTTTACGCTTCGTTCTTCCTCAACTCCTCCTTATTTCTGCGTTCTTTCGTCTTCCCCATAAACAATCGTCTTCTCATTGACTCGCTGTTTGATCCACCGCTTCATATTTTGTGAAAAAAGAATCGACTTTGCCGTCATTTTCTCAAGTGTTTTGGTTCGAGCGTCGCTGTTTCGCCATCCCTGATCTCGCCAGTTTCTTCACTTTCCTCAAGTTCTATTTTCGAATCCCCTTTCTTTCATACTTCCAAGATGTCCGAATCTACTTCCCATGATGCTCCACCGACGTCACCGGGATCCGGGACTCCTTTCTCCGAAGATAGAACCGAGCTCACCGCTTCGGATATTATACCGGCCAAGTTCAGTTTTAACAAGGATCTCGAGGTCGACAAGCCGTCCTCTGTTTCGGACAGAGGATACGATGTGAGGCGATACCCTTCATCGATTACCGAGGAGAAACTCGATGTAGTCGGGCCGATTGGGATGGGACACCGCCCCGTATGGGTTTTGCACCGGGCTCGGACGAATCTATCCGCGATCACCGAGAAGGGTTCTTGTTCGTATATACCTACCCTTTTACCCTCAAAATCGATCCCCCGATCGATCCGGTCATTCTTGATATGTGTCGGGACCTACGGTGTGACTTTGGCACGGATCGTCCCGATCGTCCCGGAGGGTCGTTGCGTGTCTCCGATTATTAGCCAACAACGCCGAGAAGGAGTTTACGGTCGGCCCCACTTGATACGCCCGTACTCCCACGAGGGTCTTCGGGGCGGCGTAATA contains:
- the LOC132060834 gene encoding peroxidase 11-like, coding for MASNHSLNSRIIILECLVLVLSICLISSLYGISDPHLNLDYYKSTCPSVLEIVRKEMECACLSDPRNAALILRLHFHDCFVQGCDGSVLLEDTVTLQGEKNAANNKNALKGFRIIDRIKNRLESECPGIVSCADILTIAAREIFVLLVRPYWDVPLGRKDSIKAGYALADTNLPTADEGLLSIISKFISQGLSVTDMVALSGSHTIGKARCVNFKKRIYGDFPMTTSLNPISQSYLKNLKSLCPPIGTESDNNETDMDYVTPNLFDNSYYHVLLRGEGLINSDQQLYSSFLGIQTKKLVEKYAADPIAFFEQFAESMVKLGNITNPETYVNGEVRKTCRFVNT